The genomic stretch CGAGACGAGGCTGGAGGTGAGCAGGGAGAGGGTGCTTCTCCTCAGTGGCGGAGGGAGGTGGAGGGTGAGGGGTGTCTCTCGCGTTGGCCGGTACgctccttttttcccttaaaaaggCTCTCCCGAGGCCTCATCTGAGGCGGCCACCGCGGGGGGTGGGGAATTCCTGTGTGAAATTTCTTCACGTAGCTTGTTCCTCGTCCCTGTAAACCGTAAGCTGTGATTTAGAGGTTTATTCTGCCCTTTCTATATGAGCGGATGTATTTAAAGCAGTCGCCTTCTGTAGGGCCAGCGTAGTCGTTGCCTGCAGCCGTGGGTTGCGTCCTGGGCCGCTGGAAGCTGCCTGCTGCGCATCACAAGGTACGGAGCGCTCAGGAGGCTCTAAAGTTTTGACATGCTGTATGCCATAGGTTTTTAATCTGTTGAAGCTGGAAACCTCCAGGATTGCTTAAAGCGCCTTTTTTGCCCTGTTCTGGGCAGTCCTGTTCCTCAAGGACTGTtaaatgtgtgtgtgaaatTAAGATAAggcccccgcccccagcccggTGTCCACCCCGGATCCAGCCCTTGGGCCTCTCCCTGGCGCGGCAGAAAGCAGCCTGGTCCCAGCCGGCGGGAATCTTTGTCGGTGTGATAAAGGAGGGCGCCTGCTCGCTGTTTTCACCGAGCTCTGGCCAGCCAAGTGCTTGGGTGGTTGAGCAAGCCTAAGTCATTGTGGTCTAAAGCCAGAGATACTTAAAAGGAAGATGGCTGGTACAcaaaaactttcattttaaataaattccaCCTGCTACTGGAAAATAGAGGGAAAAAGTATCCTCTCCTGTCATCCTCCTAAGAGCTTGCCTGTGTATTCTTTGACAGTAACTCCTAGCCTTTATGCTGACTGAAGGCAGATGTAATGTCATGTCTTTGAGGACTATGGTAGCTTCCTACTTTCTTTAGATTGCATCTCAAGGGATTGAAGCAGGCTGGTGTTGCTGTTGATGTAGTTTGGGCTCTGACTGAAGCCTCTTCCCTTACACTGTGCTGACATGTCTGGGATCTGCTGGGGTATCTTATTTGTGAGCCTTTTGGGAAAGGTCACAACCTACTGTTCTGAGAGGAAGCTGTGACTttggaacttttttcttttttccccccggCCAAACTAGCCCAACAGCTTATGTATTTTTTGAGGTTTTCAGCCTCCTGCCTGGGAAAGGTGATTTTTTAATGCGATTAATACATGTGCTTACTAGTGTTACTATCTGTTGTAGTTGCTTAGCTTGCATTGCATAGGTATGCAAGGCCAACTGTGAGGTGCTATAACCTCTtagatatgtatatatatacctCTTggatgtatatatatatctcttgGATGTATATATATACTATAACTTGGATGTATGCATCCAAGATCTTTCACTCCTTACCTGTTTGGCATCGTGGGCTGTGTTAGCACTAATTCCTACCAGAGTAGCTCAGACAAGGCGCAGAGTTGTCCCATTCTGAACTTGTTTGCAGTTTCCAGGAGAGAGGGTTCCACAGAACATAGAGCCAGAGGAACAGTGGGTCAAAATCCACTTCACACCTGACTGCAGGCCACTGAGTTAAATTTGGTACAGCATATCCATAAGGTATGCTCCTAAAAGATAGGATACTATTGTGATGCTTCTGTAGTGCAGATTTTCTTCAGACTCTGTCAGGAATGCaatcttttataaaatattagtGCAGACAGGTTTCTCAAAACTGTCACTTCACTGCATGTTCtgttcccctcctccctccatgTAATTGCTCACCCAGCACCACCAATAACAAGAGTTGAAAGAGCCTCAATCTGGAATGCTCGCAATGCTgaaagctactttttttttttttttttttccctccttctcatATACTGTGGAAGCAAACTCCACTAGGTCATGTCCTCAGTAGGAGAGACAAGGCAGTGTTTAATGTCAAAAAGTTGTCACTagtctggaaaaacagaaatcctGTGTATGTCTCTATTCAAATCTTTAAGGAAAGCAGgtatgtttggttttgggttggttttttttttttcttttttaaaagtatggCTTGCAGTCTCCTTGCAAAACTAGTCTCTGAACTGGAAAGAAACTGAATTATGCCATTAATAGTAGCTATTTCTTACTGTCACATTAATGCTCATCTTGTGGGAACTTTGTGCTGCCTGTCTCTAGAAAATAATCCCCATTTATTAAAACAAGTCGGTGCTCTGTGATTAAGTCACAGAGCACAGAGGTTCATGCTGTGCGTGGCACTTACCCTTCCTCTCTGTCTCCCCCCTTCTTCTCTCTGCTGGTGTCAGGTTTGCCACTGGTGCAGAAATGGGCGAGTACGGAGTTGCGCCAGGCCAGCGTGTGGCCATCATCTGGGACAGCTCCTCGCCGACTGAAGCCCTGAAGGATTTGGTGGATAAAATTCAGGTGCTGGTGGGAGCTGATAATCGTGTCTCTGTGGAAAACATTAACCAGCTGTCTCAGTGTAAGAATAAGCttaatttttcactgtttcattTAAAGGGAGAGGGTGCTTCTGTTGTGTGAGCTGACATCTTCCCTGGTTTGTAAGTCAGCATTCAGAACAATAGCACCTACTGCACTGGCAATAGAGCAAAGAAAGTGATACACCCTGGTTGTGCTTCCTATGACTGGTGTCTAATCAGTTATTGTTGTTATATGCTAGCATGAGAGATGAGGAGGGAGGTGGAACTGAGGTATTAAGCAAAGctctgtgtgtatacatgtaaAATTGTactgtctttctctttctttcttttcagcgGCTCACAGGGAGTCCAGTTTCGATGTAATTCTCTCTGGTGTGGTACCGGGTAGTACAGTGCAGCACAGTGCGGAGGTGCTGGCAGAAATAGCTCGGATACTTAAGCCGGGGGGGCGTGTCCTCCTGAAAGAACCAGTGGTTACAGAATCAGGTGAGAGAATCCGCATCAGCCTTGCTTTCATAGCAACACAGCAATTCTTGTGAGGATTAGGCTGAAATGGAAAGGACAAGAGCCCCGACTGACATTCCGagattttccttctcctgaCACAGTAACCTGAATAGCAAGGTTTTTATCCTGTGTTTCAGCTGGTAGCCATCAGAGATGTTTGCAGTCACTCACCTATCAAAAGTGCTGGATAGGCTTGTTCCTAGACTATGTTGAAAAGCTCAGTGGACAGTGGTTTTCTCCTAGGGTGCGTAATGTTAAATAGTTGCAGATGTTGTGTTTCCGAGGAGCTTCTGAAGCGATTTTAAAAACAGGTGGCAAATGCCAAGAGAAGCTGTCCCAAAAGCCAGCTGAGAAATAGTTATCCAGAAAAGGTAGAAGTGTTTGGACTAAGTTTTAAGAGTAAAGCCAGAGCACCTGCCATGGGACAGCTCGAGGGACACACAAGGAAGTGAACACAATATTATATCTCTGTCTTATACTTGACTGCATTCAAACTTTGCTGGCACAGGGAGATGGTTCAGGGTGGAAGTGGGAAATAATATGCCACCTGATAAGAACAGAAGCATGTATGCTGACAGTGTTTCTGTTGGCACAATCTACAGTGCTGAAAATGGTGAtgtaagcagcagcagaaatgcctTCAAAGCATTGGCAAATGTTCCCAACCTGAAGAAGCTGGCAGTGGCTCTGTggtgcaggggggaacatttctgggacagaaaaagaacatgcaAAGTCTGGAGTAaatgaggtttctttttttccaaagtcagATCTGACAGGCTGGAATTTGGTGGACTTGGAATAAAGTGCAAGTGAGAGAGAGCGAATGGATTCTGTTCAGCACAATCCTGTGCCCAAGTGAAGAAGCCTGTAATGAGTTTTTGATTAAGCAGTGATTGCCTACAGGAACAAGGCTCTTGAATGTTATGTTTCTGAATGTAATGTTAATTTAGGAGtctgtgttttgaaaacttCATGAGTTATTCACTTTaatatatgaaaatgttttggaagattttgttgtttgggttttggggtgggtttttttttcttttcttcagtgggTGTAAATTGGGTTGAGGAAGGTTCTATCATGTAGAAAAGATTTGGAGCTAGAATGGCTTTGTGACCCCAGGCTGTTATTTTAATGAACAAGCTGCTTACGCTCTTTCTGGTTTGTTCCTGCTGTCAAGTAGAAAGGGCCCAATTTTAAAGCAGAGGTTTGGCTTGAGTACTATCTTCTAAAGCTCTTGCTTTTCCAGGTTTCTGAGTGACCTCTATTCttgttcttccctcctcctACTTCCTGCTTTTGTATCTTCCAGGAAACAACAGCACAATCAAGATGGCAGCCAAACTCCCCACAGCTCTGACTCTTTCTGGGTTGGTGGAAGTGAAGGAGGTATGTATGTACTAACCGCTTCCAGAAACTCCCTCATGCAGTTACCTTGAAATGTAGATGGCAATTCCTGGGGACTTGCTGGGTGACAAGGTGTTTAGCTACCCTGGTTTACTGTAAATGTGCATGGACACTGCCTGCCACAAACTTTAGTTACTgcaaaagtagtatttttctttagaattgAAAATACCAATTGTCTGAGTTCACTGGAATGCTGGACTGGGTGCTGAAATAGGGGTTCTGCATGAGGTTAACCTAAAATCTTACATTGCAGCTGCAAAAGGAAGCATTGACTCTGGAGGAGGCCCAGTCGGTCCGAGAGCATTTGGGTTACCAAGGCAATGACCTTCTCATTGTTCAGATAGAAGGCAGGAAGCCCAATTTTGAAGTGGGGTCCTCAAGTCAGCTCAAACTTTCCTTTGCCAAGAAACCTGGTCCTTCAGGTAAGGAGTGGTGAGTGCTAAATGTCTGGATTCCCTGCCACCTGCCTCTCAGGTGCCAAGCATCCCTTGGAATAGGGAGACAGCTCCAGGGCAGGGAGTAATACAGTAAAAACCTGTGAAGTGGGGCTTTCCAAAGTTGTTTGAACTCTTATTTGTTGGGAGTAGATGGGGCAAAGGCTGGAGTAACTactatttcttcctttgttttggcTCCAGGAAAACCCTCTGTGGACCCAGCCGCTGCCAAGCTGTGGACACTCTCTGCCAATGATATGAATGATGAAGAGATGGTATCTGGTCTTGTTTTCGAGGCTTTGCTGTtgttccttctctctccttttctttcctgctctaAATAGTTTTAGTCATGCCTCTTGGGAAGCTTTACAACTTAAGAGGTAGAATAGCATCCCCAGGGCAAAATAGCTCATCTGCTATGTGAGGTCTTGAGAGCCCAGAGGTTTGGTGAGGGCAGAGAGGAGACACGGATAAGAGGGCACAGCTGCAGCACTTCAGTGCTAGTGCTACAGATAGCACCGTTTCTCTGAACATAACACAGCAATGTCATTCCCTACTGACAGATCATTTTCCTGCATGTTATCTTCCATGGTATGTTTTCAGGATCTTTTGGACTCCGATGAGCTGTTGGATTCAGAGGATTTGAAAAAGCCAGATCCATCATCCCTCAGAGCTCCATCCTGCAAAGAAATGGGCAAAAAGAAAGCCTGCAAGAACTGGTCAGTGCTGCGATTACCATATCGGTGAACCTTTTAACTGTAACATTAAACCCTTAGGGTTGgatggattttaaaaagattgTAGACACTTTGCTATACTTCAGAGCGTAATTCTCTTGGTTCCTGTCCTTTCTTATCTTAACTATTTGAATGTAAATCCAAATACAATGAGAATTGACTAGCCACACCAAAACTGCTACAAATTACCACACTGATATGATCAACAGTCTTGAAGGTGGCTACACAGTTTGTCCAGCCTTGACTAAACCCCTGGTTTCTCAGATTTCAAGGAGAAATAGCACACATAGCAAGTGCTGTAGAGTCATTTCCCACTCAGTTTAGACTTGAGGAGCATGTTTCAACACTTGTTCAACACCATGGTTTGTATAACAAAATGAAGAGTGTGAGAGTCCCAGAGTTAGCTGTGTT from Pelecanus crispus isolate bPelCri1 chromosome 8, bPelCri1.pri, whole genome shotgun sequence encodes the following:
- the CIAPIN1 gene encoding anamorsin, whose protein sequence is MGEYGVAPGQRVAIIWDSSSPTEALKDLVDKIQVLVGADNRVSVENINQLSQSAHRESSFDVILSGVVPGSTVQHSAEVLAEIARILKPGGRVLLKEPVVTESGNNSTIKMAAKLPTALTLSGLVEVKELQKEALTLEEAQSVREHLGYQGNDLLIVQIEGRKPNFEVGSSSQLKLSFAKKPGPSGKPSVDPAAAKLWTLSANDMNDEEMDLLDSDELLDSEDLKKPDPSSLRAPSCKEMGKKKACKNCTCGLAEELEQEKSSQPKSACGNCYLGDAFRCASCPYLGMPAFKPGEKILLKENQLHDA